The DNA window TTGGGATGCTGGACTGTTGCTCTCAGTTATGTTGCTGCATGGCCCCTGTTGGAAATCGTGGCTCCTGCTCATTCCTATGCCCCAGTTTAATGAGCCTTTTAACCAGATAAATTTTGATTATTTTAGTATTATCTGTCCTCAGTGATCTCTCCTTGGTTCTTAATAGTTACACATTACTTTCAGAGTTCTCTAAAATAATTCCTTTAATGACTCATTCTAGAATTTTGCTTAGGAATTAACATTAAAGATTCTCCACTGGGCTATTGTCCTTCATTCTACTTTACCCCTATTGAAGATTGTCCAAAGTTTTGCTTCCCTCCGGACTCTTGGAATTTTTCCTGAGTTCTGTCATTTCTGAAATATTATTATTCATGGTTCAGCGATGATAGATGAAAATTTCTAAGTGTCCTAAAATTAATCTACTGAGCTTCATTTCTTCTATCTTATATGTAAGCGCAAGATGATGGGTGCAGACCTCAACAGATTTAGGGAATCTAAAGTTTTAGGGAATCAGATTTAGGGAAGCCATTTATTCACTTGTGGACTCCAGCACCCTAGGGCTCATTTCCTGGATGCGAGAAATGGCCTTCAGTTACAGAGGGGATTTTGGTTTTATAGGGTACAATTAGGGTGGTTTCATCATTGGAATTTGTGGGCATGCTCGTTCTAATAGTCAGGAGCTAGTTAGGTAGGTTAAAACTTTAACTCAGGAGGGCAGCTGTAAAAGGTTGAAATTCATTGTTACTTGGACAGGTAGGAGCCCAGATTGTGAAGGATGGGTATTTAAATCTGTTCATCTCCTTCCTTCAGGGACCATTGTTCAGTATTTACCATGTGTCCTAATTTGCAATGGGGGACTGGTCAAAGTCCAGAGCCTAACACTCAGTTTTCAGTATTGGCCTCCTTCCTTCAGGGCCCATTGTTATCGGGAAGGGATTTACTGAAAGGTTAATGCTTGGCTAGTTTCTTTCCCTTCTCCTAAGCTGCTTTGTCTCTCTGCTTTTCCTCTGGGGGCTGTTTCATAGGATTATTATTTTCCATAACTCCTCATTATATATTTtacagatttttctctttttattctatGTCTTTTTCTCTCTGCAGTCATTGTGGTTTTACTTTAGCATTTTTATCTTGAAAGACAGCTGGGGTAGTAGTCTGAATGGTGTCTGTACTCTTGAGTAACCAGGTCTCATTACAAAGGGTGTTGGAGAAATGGTCAGGCACCCACCCGTGAAGGGGATCAGCAAACAAGTCGGGAAGTGTGAAAGGGgtgggcagatccacatcaccgagCTCACATGGGTCCCCCACAGATGCTGTTGCTGCTGCACCCGGGTGCAGCCATAGTCAAGGGAGAGGCATTCTCAGAGACAGGTCTGTCTGGAGCTGGAAGGATGTTGAAAGTCATTGCAGTCAGACCCACATTCCCAATGGGAACCCATTGCTTTTCACATTGATATTGCAGAACTTCAACTAGCACACCATAGAAAGGGTCTGACCACTTCTCACAAGAAGAGACATGCACAGAGTTTATGGTTCAGAGAACAGAGCACACAGATTTGGGCACCCAAGACTGGAGCAACCTGCAAAATAATGAACTGCCCAACAGGCAGGCCCAGGAGCTTCCTCTCCACCCAGGCTGCAATGACCGGCCTTTCCATTTCCTCTAGTGGGATGCccctggggccccatctccaaccAGAGAACCAGCCCAGCTCATGTTAAAAACAGCAGTGACagctttcctaccttccttgccagCAGATCTTCGGGAGGGAAATAAGTTACAGGAATAAAGTGGCTGGTTTCATCTCTTCTAACCCAGATTAGTCTAGTAGCTGGTTTTTGTAGGTTCCAGCTCGGCTCCGGTAGGCCAGTTGCCTGAATTTTTTTCTCTGGCTCCGCAATATGTTTCTTCATCCACCTGTGTCCTCTCTGGGCTAATCCCTGGTCAACTTTTCAAAATCACCCAATCCATTGTCTGAAATCTCCCCAgcctctttcttttgtttttttattctttgGGTCATGCTCTTAGAAAAACATGTCCCTAGTTCTCTTGAgctaataattttctgtttcctttgaagttaaattttccttttctcatcctattcccctcccccccaaaaaaaaatttggCTGAAAGTTTCGTAGATTTGTGAATTACACACTTAgctgctttctttttttcttgcttcCTCTAGCAAACAATGTAGCCTCCAAAGCCCAGTTTTATTGGTgattttcttctttatgacttAAGGTCCTACAATATGATATATACACTTAGACAGCAGGCATGGGTGATGGTAGAGAAAGGGAATCACTGTCTTAACTGTCCATTTTGAGCAAAGAAGTGTGGGCGGGTGGAGTCATTGCTGGCCATGTGTGTGGTGGGTGGGGGCCGGGGTGGGTCATGGTCCTACTAAAGGAAGAGGTTAGGcctctcctcctcccctgccCAGGAGCCTTTTATTCCTTCAGAGCAATGCCTGCCGAGAGCCTTGCTTTCCAATTAATAGGCAATTTGCTCAACCAGGCTCACAAGACCAGTTGCAGAGGACCCAAGCCCCTTTATGCTGAGTAGGAATGTATGGCCAGAGGGAGTAATAAAGAGAGATAAATCAGGGACTCCAGGGAAGAGAGCAGGCTCTGGGGTGGAGGTCTAGAGAAGATTGGTGAGGAAAGAGCCTTAGACTCACTCCAACTTTGTCTCTGCAGCCAGCCCACCCGCGATGGATGAAATGTGTGGAGGAAACAGGCACTTTCTTCGAGCCCACCCTGGCGGCCTTGTTTGTTCGTGAGGCGTTTGGCCCAGGCATCCGAAGTGCTGTATGTGAGAGCAGTCCCCTGCCGCGCCCCCTGCCCCATCCTATGGACTTCGCGCTTCTCAGTTGTATGTGCGGGGGACAGGGGGATCCCAGAGGCCCCTCCACCCCCTGGGTGAGCACAGTTCAGCTATGGAACACGAGTAGGCATAACATGCACTGATTTGGACACGTCACCCGACTTCCTTGGTCTTGTGTTTCTTCAACCATAAAATGAGAAAATCGAACTCCCTGACCTTTAAGGCTCCTCCCTGTTTATCTAAGACTTTAGAGCAACACATGACACGACATGAGCATGAGGTGACGTAACCTTGAGGTGTACAAATAAATAACTACAGAACACTTGGTGAGTGTCTGTCACGTGCTGGGACTCTTGCAAGTATTTCACCTGCGACTTTATTTAAGTCTGGGTATCATCCTAATTTTATAGGTCTAAGAACTGAGGCATGGAAAGGTTAGATGACTtgatcaaggtcacacagctaccaAACAGCGCAGTCCAGGACTGAACTCAGGCAGTCTGATGCCAGAGCCCAGGCTTCTGAATATTGTCACTCATTTTCTTCCCCTAAGAGAGGATGCATGAAAGATGCTGGATGGCTGAAAAATAGGAACTGTACTTTCAGGATAGGGAGAGGCCCACTTGTTAGGAAGCTGAAGAGctcagaaagaggaagagaggaagtgCCTGCATTGAGAGGGAGGGTGGGAGGACAAGATCCCCGAGAGCAGAGGGGGAGATGGCAGCCCTCTTCTCCCTTGGCTCCAACTTGGCTGGCCTTTCCAGCTCAGATCTCCCTCTTCCTGGTTGACCAGTGGTGGCCAGCTCCCACTTTCCTCTCTGTGCTTGGCACTGCCTTTTTAGCCCTGCCTTTACAGTATCTGGGAAAAGGCCTTCCCCTCATCTTTCTGAGCCCTTCTTCCTTCTCTGATAGCTCCTCCAGCGCAGGCACCCTCCAGGGCCAAGGCCCCCTAAAGGTCAGTGCTGTGGCAGAGCCGGAGCTGAGGCTGATCTTGGTTCTGTTACCCTGTCCCCCACCCTCACCCCCACAGGCCATGGAGTTATTCACTGAGATCAAAGATGCCCTTGTCGCACACCTCAAAAGACTCCCCTGGATAAGTCAAAAGACCCGAAGAGAGGCCCAGAACAGGGTAAGGCCAGGGGTGCAGGCCAGTATGGGAATGCTTAGGGGTAGGTCAAACGACAGTGGAGGGGGAGAGAGCCAAAGGCACACGAGCAGGCGGGAAGTACAGCTGCCACTGTGCTGCACACACGCCTGGGGACAGTATTAAAGGCTCTGTGACAGTCAGGGAATGTGAGGTCCTTACCACCTTTCATGTCTCTCCCCAGATCACTCAACTTCAGGTGCAGATGGGAGCCCCTGAGTGGGCCCTGAAGCCAGAGCTGGCCGGACAAGAATACAGCAATGTGGGTCCCTGCCTTTTGCAGCTCTCCTCCCTCACCTAGCCAAGTCTTATCCATATCCCCATTTTCCCTGAGCAATTCTTACCCACCCACTTCCTTGCCTTGGTGCTGGCTGGGTCTTGCCAGCAGAAAAACAGTATTCAGGCTGTGATTCTTGTGTGCACACACCTGTGTCTTCTGTGACGTCCTGTGTATGTTTGTCTGTGTGCTGATGCACGTGGAGCGTGTCTGCACCCACAGCAGTAGTGGTCTCCACTAACTCATGGATGTTTGTGTATGAGGGTATTATGTGTGTTTGGTTTAATGCGCTCCTTGGCATACATAGATGTCCGTCTGTGTTTGTCTCTGTGTGCCCAAGTCACCTCTTGCCTCCTCTCCAGATACAACTTGGACCCAACTTCCTGCAGTCTTTTCTGAGCTGTGTCCGATCTCTCCAAGCTAGAAAGGTCTGGAGCTTCTTGCAGCCTCTCCCTTACCACAGGTATGGGGTCAGAGGAGATAGGGACGCGCCATCCCTGAGATACCCCATCTGTAATTAGTAGGAAAGGAATCTGGAGGCTTGGAGGAGGCCACGGGAACAGTGATATTAGTTGGAGAACTATAGGTGCCTTGGGGCAGTTAATCATGGGACTGTGTTCATATGTGCTTTCCCCACAGATGGCAGGTGTCCCCCTGGGGGGTCACTGCTTCCTATTCAATACCTGACCATGAGGTGGTCTTCCCAGCAGGACTCCTGCAACCTCCATTCTTCCATCCTGACTACCCTAGGTAAGGGCCCTTCTGGGAGGGTGGCCGGGGAGTTTCCCAGGAGAGATTAACAGTTGTTATGATGGATGAGATCCGTGGCTGGAGAATTGGGgtaaaaaatgttgaaagatcCTGGGGGTGAGACAAGCTCTTGTATCCCTAGAGCCGTGAACTTTGGCGCTGCTGGAAGCATCATGGCCCGTGAGCTGTTGCACATCTTCTATCAGCTGTGTGGGTAACAGGGGCCACTGGGATGTGGGATCACAGGGAACCCAAGGGAAGACCTCAAGGAAGTCCTACAGGGAAAGGAGGACTATTCAAGGGCTCCAGGAGGGACAGTCCTAGAAACTTGCAATGTTTCTGGGAGCCAGAACCTTCTGTGGCACAACCCACGTCCCTCGCCATTTCATTTTCTTGCTCTGTTTTCAACAGTGCTCCCTGGGGACTGCCTGGACTGTGACACCCGGGCCCTGCAGGAGGCACTCCTATGTTTGGAGCACCATTACGCTGCCTTCCCATTGCCCAGTGGAACCTCCTTCAGTGGCTCCAGCACGCTCCTAGAGAATGCCGCCGATGTGGGGGGGCTGGACATTGCGTTCCAGGTAGGTCAGCGGCCATGATCTGTTTTCACCAGCAGACCAAAGGCACTGTCCTCAAGTTTTCCTTCCACCTTCTCTCATgcaaatatatttacataatttTCTGCCCTTTATATCTCCACATATCAGTTGGCAACTTGGGGACACACCTCATTCCCTGTAGATGCCCCCCTCCCACTTTCTGAGAAATCTATCAGTCTTCCGGAATATATTCTTTCTTTTGGCTCAGACCAGTGTGTTAGTTCAGAACAGGGAACAAAGGCCCATGAGTCTGTTTGAGGTCCTGCTTGAACGGCATCGAGCTTCCAGATGGTCTCAAGCATAAAGCCAACTCTTCATCCTATACCCCCAATCCAGGCATACAGCAGGAGCCTCCTAGAGTACCGTGGGGAGACCAAGCTGCCCAACTGGGACCTCAGCCCCCACCAGCTCTTCTTCAGAAGCTATGCCCAGGTAAGCAGGGTGCTTGCTTCCTCAGCTTGCTTCAGATCTGATAAGCACCCTATTACTAATACTCCTCAGCTTGCTTCAGATCTGATAAGCACCCTATTACTAATACTCAAAGGCATTTTCTCTATGACACACCCTCTTCAAATACCCCTGAATCACTGCCATGGATGTCCCTGCTGTCATCCTTTCTCACTTGTCCCCTTGCCATCACCCTCCAGATTACTAAAAAATTCTTCAACCAAATCAGCAACCCTCCCCCtcctcaaaaagaagaaaaaaattctacttCTAGGTCCCTCCATGAGTTAAGTCCGACATTTCCTTATCTCATATGTCAGAAATACAGACCCCTTAAAATGACCCTACCAGAAGCTGACTATATGTAACATTCCTCCTCAGAGACTTCACCCCCAGGAGTGGTCCCAGTTTGACATAACCCTTTTTATCACCTGTGCTTCCCCAATAGGGACAGTCCCCAGCTCCCTCGCAGAGCTGTTTCATTATTAGACTTGGCCTCTGGGGTCCTCACAAGTGGTGTCATTGCTTAGCTTGGGCCCTCCTCTACTCTCCTAGTGCCAGACTAAATGACTTACAAATGACATTACTCTACATGGCCCTTGAGCATTTGAATCCTGCTCCATTCTTTGTCTGCTACTCCTGGTGGCCCTTAGTCCCAGCCTTGTTCTAATAAACCTGTAAGAACTTGATCTGGTCAGGCACATCGTAATACTAGTGacatgagaggctgaggcaggaggactgcaatttTTGAGACCCacttcagaaatttagcaagattctgtctcaaaattaacaaaatggaaagggttggggatgtagctatgTGGcacagcatccctggattcagttCCTAGTActagaaagaaaaagtaaagacTTCTCTGCTCCTTACCCTTCCTCAGGTCCTGTGCAGGGAACCCAGCACTGAGCCCTCCCAGGACACTCACAGCCCTCCCAGACTTCGAGTCCACGGACCTCTCAGCAACACCCCAGCCTTTGCCAGACATTTTCGGTGTCCGCGTGATGCCCTCATGAATCCCTCCAGCCGCTGCCAGCTCTGGTAACATGGACCCACAGACACAGCAATGCAGGTGGATCGGCAGCCCCTGGCTCATCCAGGCAGTGGGGCACCATCTCTTTTCCCTTCTATTCTCCAAATAAAAGGTGGCACTTGGTCCCCACCTGTCTCCTAAGGACTCTTTCCTGCTACGTTCTATTCCTAGAAATCAGAAAAGATAAGAGGGAACCATGCCAAGGACGGTAGGTAGAAAAGGAAAGAGCTGCCGAGATGGTGGGTCTGAAGGTCAGTCAGTCAGTGGGCCAAAGGGCTGGCAATTCAACAGACCATTTAGAGCCCCAAGGGCTTGGTGAGGGCTCAGAAAGCTGCTCCCAATTGTTTTCAGGATTTTATTGCTATTTTATTGTCACTGCCTCCTCCCTCTAATCTTCTGTTTTGGACAAAGCCAGGAGAGGTGTAAGAGAGAGAAGGGTGTAGGTCTGGTGTGATGTCTCTGGTGGTGGGAGATGAAACTCTGGGCGTGGGGTGGCAATCAGGTAGTGGCGATGGCAACTGCAGTCTCTGTTGCTGCACGGAGTCTAGGTACCGATGATCAGAGGTGGGGAGTGGTGTGTGAGTCCTTTTGGGGAGTAGTGACCCTGAAGCCCACTGCAGGGAAGAGGTCAGTGAGCAATTATGAAGCGCAGGCAGACGTTCAGgttttcattcaggaaccaggccACCACCTCAGCCTCAATGTCTCTTATAAAAAAACCATGATGCTGGCCATGTTAAAGCAGAAGGCTAGATCAAAAAGGTGGTCTCGGACAGCTGCTGCCTTCGATGTCATGTTCTCCTCTTGCTGGGCCATGTCCATCACCTGCCACAGCTCGCCCACCGAGGAAGCCAGAAAATGTTCTTCAAACTGCTCTTGGTTCTGGTCTGGAACAGGGAAGAGGGGTAGGGATGGGCGGCCCTGATCCCACCTTGACCTGGCTGGGAGAAAAGTGGGGACCAAGGGGATTTGGCACAATCGCCACCTCTTTGGCCTTGACGAGAGAGAGGTGCTCCCCATCTAGATGTCTTTTCTGATCTGGGTTCAACCATGGCCCCAAATCAAACACACCCAAACCCCACCTCTAATGCTAGCTGTCTCCTCTAAAGTGGTACCACCCTGAGGGAAGGAAGGACATCTTTCCATATGGGGAAAACCAAGGTTCTCCTCCAGGACACGCATGCTCACCCATGCAGAAGCTGCATGCGATTGCAGCTGACCCAGGTGGGCCCTGGCTGGGAACCCTCCCTGCTCCAGACAGGACATTCTACCATGATAGGGAAACGGAGCTACCTCCCAGAATCCAAACCCATCTCAGAGTCACCTTCATCTAAACAGCTACCTGAGGCCTGGCCTCAATCAGACCCAACCCTTACCTCCAGACTTTGTCTCTCTCTTCTCCACCTACCTGCAGAagccattttctctttctgcttcccctCATCCATGTCTGGGCTGCCCTTCTGAGACTTCATCCCCTTCACCCGCAGCAGCAGAAGGAGGGCTGTCAGGAATGCTACCCAGCAGAGCTGGGAGCCCAGAGATGTCATGGGCCTGCCCACCTACAGCTTCTGGCCCACCAGCTCCCTAGTGCCCAGCAGGCTTCCCCCACCTGCCTCcccgtccctgtcccagtccttaCCCTTTCCCTGCACCgatttcttctcttctcttccataGGACCTTTGACTTCATGTGCTCTGTGACATCACAGCCATGGATCCCAAGCTCATTCCAGCTCACTAGTGCATTCCATTGccaggcaggaggaggagggTAGCCAGCTGGGGATGGCAGAGGCTTTTATAATGGCTGTAGTGGGTCATCCTGTAGAGATGGCAATAAAAAGGACTTAAGAGCTTGCAAagtactttcttttttattttgtacccatgggtgctcaaccactgagacacatccccagttctttgtatttatttgcttattttatttggagacagggtcttgctaagttacttagggccttactaaattgctgaatctggttttgaacttgcaatcctcccgcctcaggctcctgagttgctaggattacaggtgtgagccactgtgcccagcttacaAAGTACTTTCAAATCCACTAGTTATTGGTTCCTCACAGGCACTGGCACTCAAAAGTACTAGTATTCTCATACCCATtatatagatgaggaaaccaaggttCACAGAAGAAATGAGCTCCTTCTCGAGATCACAGAGTTACCAATGAATGGGCAGAGCCGGACTCTCAATTCCAGCTTTTGAATGTGAACATGACATCTCTCCGCTGTCCATGTAGCATTTCTTTAAAGAGAGTGTCTTGAATAGATAAGGCCCAGACCAGACATAGCAACAAAgacgtagcaaaaaaaaaaaaaaaaaaaaaaaatcctgggaaCATGCTTCATGCTGTGCATGAAAGCCTAGTCTGTTCAAAGTGAAATAGAGTGGGGCAGATGGAGAGGGGAAAAATTCTCATGCTCTAAACCTGTGCATGAGCGACAGacagacacagagacagagacataGAGACAGAGAATGCACAGAGACAGAAACAGAACAGTCTCCTGTCCCTGAGTCGAAGCCATtatctcctcttccttctcctctattttttttcctttcctagaCTTTGTCCTCTTGTACCACTTGAAGCTAAAaaccttctctctttctctctctctgtctctctctctctctctgtaccaagtatgattgaacccagggtcttaccttgctaggcaagtggttcaccactgagctacatccccagaactCCACCTTTTCAGATAGGGTGTTGTGGTGTGGATCTGGAAtggctcccaaaagctcatgtgttgaaggcttggtccccagtgcaatAGGGTTCAGAGATAgggcttttaaaaaatgattggaTCCGAAGGCTCTAACCtcaccagtgaattaatccatttggtggattaatATTTTGAAGAGACTATTGGAAGGGGATAGAAATTGTAGGAAGTGGGACCCAGTTGCAGGAAGCAGACCACTGGAGGTGTGCTCTTGGGGACAATTTCTTGTCCCTGCCCCCACCACCCTCTCTTCTTCCCATctgccatgaactgagcagctgTCTGGGGGATGCCACTGTCATGACATTTCTGCCCTGGAGCCAGCTGACCCAGGACTGaaatctgaaactgtgaaccaaaaataaaaaaaaaaaaaaaccaaccaaccaccaaaggtctcactaaggtgcccaggctgacctcagacttgtgatcctcctgcctcagcctctcatgtAGCTGGAATTGTAGGTGTGCACCATGGCACCTAGGAGTCTCTTCTCTTCTTTTACACTTTTCtttaagacacagagaaaaagtaTTTCCA is part of the Callospermophilus lateralis isolate mCalLat2 chromosome 1, mCalLat2.hap1, whole genome shotgun sequence genome and encodes:
- the Kel gene encoding kell blood group glycoprotein isoform X2, which produces MGPPWSQESSPEEGLPTEWSREWSVTRRVLLVVSLFSLLLGSSVLWVYIFRNCGPRPCETPVCLDLLARYQASGNTSEAPCTDFFSFSCKKAKRISDSFQALAEENKKRLKRLLEDSESWHPGSGEEKSFQFYNSCMDTDAIEAEGAGPLKQVIEELGGWHISGNRTSFDFNQTLKLLMSQYGHFPFFKAYLGPHPESPHTPVIKPAHPRWMKCVEETGTFFEPTLAALFVREAFGPGIRSAAMELFTEIKDALVAHLKRLPWISQKTRREAQNRITQLQVQMGAPEWALKPELAGQEYSNIQLGPNFLQSFLSCVRSLQARKVWSFLQPLPYHRWQVSPWGVTASYSIPDHEVVFPAGLLQPPFFHPDYPRAVNFGAAGSIMARELLHIFYQLLLPGDCLDCDTRALQEALLCLEHHYAAFPLPSGTSFSGSSTLLENAADVGGLDIAFQAYSRSLLEYRGETKLPNWDLSPHQLFFRSYAQVLCREPSTEPSQDTHSPPRLRVHGPLSNTPAFARHFRCPRDALMNPSSRCQLW
- the Llcfc1 gene encoding sperm-egg fusion protein LLCFC1; the encoded protein is MTSLGSQLCWVAFLTALLLLLRVKGMKSQKGSPDMDEGKQKEKMASADQNQEQFEEHFLASSVGELWQVMDMAQQEENMTSKAAAVRDHLFDLAFCFNMASIMVFL